In one window of Brachymonas denitrificans DNA:
- a CDS encoding HAD domain-containing protein gives MILFVDFDGVLHPARAVMGQHGPELAGDGSLFMWAEPLAELLAERPHVQIVLSTSWARHLPFEQVRDFLPVSLRRRVVGSTWHSIQTDPVFSHGLPYSYWQDATRYQQVRRWVTLHRLRRWAAIDDDADGWDDADRTRLVHTRADSGLSDPAAMSRLAELLRGQP, from the coding sequence GTGATTCTCTTCGTGGACTTCGACGGCGTGTTGCACCCGGCGCGGGCCGTTATGGGACAGCATGGCCCGGAGCTGGCCGGGGACGGTTCGCTCTTCATGTGGGCCGAACCACTGGCCGAGCTGCTGGCCGAGCGCCCGCACGTCCAGATCGTGCTTTCTACGAGCTGGGCGCGTCACCTGCCCTTTGAGCAGGTGCGCGACTTTCTGCCTGTGTCGCTGCGCCGCCGTGTCGTGGGTTCGACGTGGCACAGCATCCAGACCGATCCCGTTTTCTCGCACGGACTCCCGTATTCGTATTGGCAGGACGCAACCCGCTACCAACAGGTGCGCCGCTGGGTCACGCTGCACCGGCTGCGCCGCTGGGCAGCTATCGACGACGACGCGGACGGCTGGGACGATGCTGACCGCACGCGCTTGGTTCACACGCGGGCCGACAGCGGCCTTTCTGACCCGGCCGCGATGTCGCGCTTGGCCGAGCTGCTGCGAGGTCAGCCATGA